The nucleotide window TTCCTTTTAAATTTGATTATTGCACTCTGAGTTTAAGTTCCTAGCGGACACACAAACAATATTGGACAGTTTCTTTTGGACTATGCCCACTGCAtgtaatttttcaaacaattaagGTTTTTATAGTACCTTTAATGATGGACTAGATTCTCTGTTTTCAAGTTCCTCATTGTGCACGATTTCTGAAACTTCTAACCCATGTCTATCTTTCAGTCTGGGCTGACTTCCCTGAGAGAACCCGTGATGGGAACAAGTTCATTGTGGCAGAGAAACCTGCAAAGCAGACAAGAAGAAGTTTCTTTGCAGAAACAGCAGATTCTGTAATTGATCAAAGAGCGAAAATCTAGAAAAGAGCAGAATTCTATTAGTTTCTTTGACAAGAGTGCAAATGACAATCCATCTTCTAACCTTCTGGATGGATTGTTTAGTGGTGTAAGATAACTTCAAGCGTCTTCAGTAGTGGAAATGGTTTGGATTGTCAACATAAGCTTGTGACCTTATGCATGACGGGTAACAGAAGAATCTCTAGTAAAACGTACCCTTAGTGCCAAGGGTTTTGTTGCAATTTACTATTGGAATTTGGAGTTCGCTTCGTGGAGAATTAGAATTAGGAGATTTTGCATTGGCATAACTGCATATGTAAAACTATCTCAACTTTGCTTTGGTTTGTACTTACATGCAAGATGCAAGGGCAGTTGCAAGGATTATAGTATTGTTCTTGTTGTCCCTTATAATCAATGAAATTATTGATCAGAATTACACGTCATGCCCATGTTGCTTCTGTGTTTTttaatttatctatttatttgaGGAATTATGCTTGTGTTCTTTAACATGTAGATCTTGTAGTAGACGGTAGATTTTGATTGGGGCAAATAAGGAAATCTATAGGCCTCTGCAACATAAGCACAACTTTGGCTTCAATGGTCCACCATATATACTTGTGTCCTTAAGTACCCGACACCATACAATTCATAAAAATTCAGTGCATAGGACTTATAAACTTGTTACACACTCTCGAATGGATGAAAATGAATAATCAATGAAACTTCGGCAAACTACTGAACACACAAGGAAAGTATAAATGGAAAACCAAACCGATCAAAGCATGCATTCATTCTTAGCAACTGTCAAACTAGGAGTATCTTGTAAGTGAATCAACTTGGGATGCAACAGGTTGTATGTAGTATATGGAAGACTAGGAGTCGTCAGAGTCTTTTGAAGAATCTGAACTTGAAGAAGGGTACCCAATTCCGTGGCGTTTATTAGGGAACACAACAAAGACAGTACCAGAAATAGTGCCAATTACAGGAGGCAACACCATGAGCAAGATCCTCCCACTGGACTCAAACGCAGGATAGAAGCAACTCACAGTGTTGGAATCCAATAGTGATACCACTGCAAACACgatcaaggaaaagaaggtATGCACAAAGTCCCCAACCCGAAGCTTGTAAGCAGACAAATCCACAGAGCCAGAACTGGTTGAGGGCCAAAGGCCCTTTGTTGTTGCAATTCCATAGTGAGTTTGTCCATCACTGCCGGTGTAACTGTCGGTGAAGGAAGCAAAGCAGCAAGAGAAGGCGGAAACGACAATGAGAATGGCGCTTAGAATCTTGTTGACGGGGAGGTTGCATTGGCCATTGTTGGTTAAAACGGGGTTGAGGAACTGGAACAAGAATACCGTGCCGGTAGGGAGGAGCTTGATGAGGTTGCCTACACCTGTTAATGCAATGTCTTTGACACCCTTGcttttggtggatttcttggaTTTGGATGAAGCGCTGGATGAAGCCCCCATTTGGGAAAGGAATGGATGCTACTTGTGAATGCTAGAGACTTAAGAGGGAGTTGCAGGGTTGTTTGATAATGCTGTGTTGTATTATGGTTCTcgcaacaaaatttgttctgaTTTATAGAGAAAGAGCGAGGGAGTTGGTTTCTGTTTTAGGATAGAAGATTGCTTTCACGTTAAATGATAAATGGTGTGTTTGTCGTGTTGGATTGGAAAGCTTGCTTTTACTTTTAGAAAGGGAGGGCTTCCTTTCTAATCCAAGGTTAAAGAGGAATGAGGATTGAGATTTCTAAaagactgatgtaggacgagtaGGGACGTAGCCGGGATTCCTCAGAGGGTTGGGCTAATTTTAGCCTAACAAATATTTTGCGCAGAACTCTTTTTCAAGGATGTACCAGATGACATTCTCAGTGCACGGAGGAGATGACATATCTCCAATAtttgcgggttttttttttatcaaactcCTTCGTGTCTATATTTCCGGTAGGAATATGAGCATCCTTATCTCTTCTACGTACCTCCTCAGCCAACTCCGCCAGCTTGTCCTTGATCTGCAAAATCATAAATCGTGGTTTCTATGTCAAATTATTAATTCTAACTAATGTAATGTTTGAATAATCCATTGAATCCTTGAGCAAATTTGGCATGAGGTTTGGTGCATAAGAATTAAGTTTGTCATGGAACCATCTGCATTCATATGGAAAGGTATTCAATCATTTGATTACTACATGATTTGTATTTGATGGTTTTATCTTTCATTTATGTGGAATTATGTGGAATCTGGACACCCAAAAacccttgccaaaaaaaaaaaaatcaccaaaatcccAATTATGTGGAATCTGGACACCAAACATCAAACTCCACATCACCATTCATCAACCGATTcaacccattcccaattatcaaaaTCAAGTCATCATTCATCAACCCATTCGGCCATTTCCAATTCCCAATTACGACCTCACCCTAAACACCAAACATCACGAATTCACGATTCAAACATCATCAGCAAGACAGCAACTTAGCATGGGTATTGGGTATACAGTGTTTACCTGAGAATCTGAGATTCAGGGATTGAAGATTTGAAGCCTTCAAGAATTCAAGGAGCGGGAGTTGCACTGTCGCAGAGAATCCAGAGATGCAGACCGCAATGGAGGTGGCTCGGTGGACTGAAACTCAGGGGAGGTAGCTCAAGCGCACTGAAACTCTGAATAGGGAGGTGGCTCGGTGGCTAGAGCCTGGAACTCTGGAAGGTGGAAATCGATTTGAACTCAGGGAGAGAGTGAGAGCACTCCATACTCGGCTCGGGACTGACAGCAATTGCAAAGcatcactattttttttttttttttgggctatacCCCTACTTGGCAGTTTTTGGCCCAATTTTTCCCTTGGGCTACAGCCCAGACAGCCCTTATAGTGGCTCCGTCCCTGAGGACGAGAATGGCCCTGGTTTAGCtggaaaactagaaaaataaaggaGCGGCGTGGAATCAaaaagagtgattggaaaataagtAATTCACGCATAaagaggttactagccgctacaatatccaagaaaatttggttttggacatTTCAGGTTTTTTTGAGTCAGGTTTTAATTGTGAATTAGATTTGATCAATTTTTTGCCaaaatgtccgtttgagacgcatgatacctttctggaatgggaacgacgaaatcttcaagactcacttttgTGAGCCCTAacggatttaggccaaaatatgtCGTTTTAATCATCcgattcgggatttaatatttttaggcaagttttacatttgttttagaattcttttattttaggtttttagtttccttttaaatttggattctttaggatcTTACAATTTTAGgtcttggatgcctatataagcaccatcaaGTTTTGTATTAGGATCGGTTTATCATATCAATTTTAATAAAATGAGAGttttttctcaaattctctggtggactctagatttatctttttagggtttattgttTGTAAACTCAGGttacttccgactgcgtcaaaGACCAAGATATGATTTTACCTAACTTGTAGCAAATATTTGTAATTAATCCACTCAAAGTAGTATATGTGCCTAATTAAATTCATCCACCTCGATCATTGCTGCACAACACAAGTTACTTGAACATCGAACTTGATTTGAAGATATTAGTGGACTTAGGAGCTTAAGACTGATTAGGTAATTAATTGAACCAAATGTATTGTCAACCTTTTACACTTCAATTTTCTCAGACTTTGATCTTAGCATGTATTATATTTAGGGTAAACGACCGAAGCGTGTGGgagactattttttttttt belongs to Rosa chinensis cultivar Old Blush chromosome 4, RchiOBHm-V2, whole genome shotgun sequence and includes:
- the LOC112196137 gene encoding protein DMP2; this encodes MGASSSASSKSKKSTKSKGVKDIALTGVGNLIKLLPTGTVFLFQFLNPVLTNNGQCNLPVNKILSAILIVVSAFSCCFASFTDSYTGSDGQTHYGIATTKGLWPSTSSGSVDLSAYKLRVGDFVHTFFSLIVFAVVSLLDSNTVSCFYPAFESSGRILLMVLPPVIGTISGTVFVVFPNKRHGIGYPSSSSDSSKDSDDS